AAGCACAGAAGAGGCGGCCACATGATACAAGTTGAAGCAACTGCTGTTTGTCACTATGAGACAACAGAGGTCCTAAAACGGAGGGTGGGATAACAGACCAAATCACGAAAACTTAATTCCCTACAAACTAAATCCCTTTCCAAAGCAATTTCAGGTCAGTTGAAACTGAGAGATTTTGTGCAACATGCAAACAATATAATTCAGCATCTAATTTTGGTGAAGCTATAGTTGGGGCAAGGATCCTAATCGGGTAGAATTGTCATAATCTTGAGGAGTATGAGCTGATAATCCTGGAATTGCCAAACCTATTATCCTAAACACTCTCATAAACCAGCCTTCTCTGTAGTTCCGACCTTTCACGCAAGGGATGATAAAACTCCGAATCAGCTCCCAAACAGCATTCAAGTTTTTGGGTATGGCCCAAAACAAATTGAAGTAGTTCTTGTTCGGCTCTTCCCACAAAACCTGTACAATTCCCAATCATAGGAGCCCACGCGTTAGTCACTTATTAATAGCTTAATTAACTATAGATTATGTCTAAACATGCTATTGTTAACTGTATAAAAGAAGTGTTGCTATGATCTTTCACTCAATATGAGGAATTGTCTCGTGAAAGATCAAAACATGTtccaatttttaatttatatagttATATTTAGGATATCGAGAGAACTAACCTTTCCTTGATACAAGCTATTGTAGTAGAGGCAAGGCCCAAAGTGCTTATACAAGAGAGTTGAATCATCATAGGGCAATCTAGGCACCATGTCATTGCAATAAACATACCTCAAATATCTCACATCATTCTCTTTCAACTTATCTTCCATGAAACCCCCAAATTGCCTGTCTCCAACTCTTGGCTGCCCAAAAGTGTAGACACCTTCCATTCTGTCCAGTAACCAGGCCTCTTTGTGTATAGCTAAAACACCCACAAACAATATTGCCAATGCCCCACCCAAGCTGTGACCTGTTACTATGAACTTTGCCTTTTCATTCTTGCTCAATATATCCCTCAGCACTCTTCTGATCTCGTAGTATGCATACAAATGGTCACTGTCTGGTGCAATTTCATTTGGCCAGCCATCCTTCTGTAGGCCTAGGGCATTCATAAAGCCACGGTGGATCTTACCAAAGCCTTGAAGCTCATACCATGAGATATCAACATCCGTGCACCATGCATATGCATCAAATGGGCTGGTGCCTCTAAATGCCACCACTATGAGGTTTGGGTCAGTGTTCGTATCTTGAAGCATGAAGGCTTGGGTTGAGTGTAGCCTCTGGTACCCTGTGAAGCATTGGGAATATAGACATTCAAACTACTAATGTTTTTCCTAATTtggataaataaaaaagaaatgttGAAAGTGACAAATTCCTTTTAAAATGCTTTCACTCgttgaatttttttaaataaattatttataaagaaaaattaattaacttctcaaacttaattttcatttttttaaataattatttttaaattaaaaaagaattaaattctttgattttaaatataaaaattatttttcaataccACTTAATTAAAACTACctcattatatttttttttgataaaataatatatttattaatttatgctTTATACACTCCGTAAAAATCTATTATTTTACTGCAAATTCTCTTTAATGCCTTAATTTTTTACTGCAAAatcaaaatattttcttttcaagtaataattctttatatatataagtaaattttaaatataataaaatcgaGATCCAATTGCTTGGAATTAGCAGAGCAATTTTAATTAAGATTGCCATTTTCCCTACTTCACTCCGTTCAAAATATGTCGTTTATTGTGATAATTTAAGCAATTAAAAAAGCTTTACAATTGTTTATCATTCTCTCTTATACAAGCAACCATTTTTAAATCTCATAGTCATTATCCCAATTTAATCATCTTCTACTTAATTCACGACCCAACTTTTAAAATAATAGCTTATACATTATctagattttttatttttgtttttcactTTAAAACAGTATTCTCATGTACATGTAAATGGATTGTTAaatatattgttttttttttaaaaaaaaaaaactatcattTAGATACGAATAACAGCATTTAAATTTACtcattttaaaaattgaatactATGAATTATGAACAAACCTAATATAGTTAACCATGTCTTAAACAATATTtgattacttaattaattaagcataaagaatataatataatttatcttCTGAAGATGAGAAAGTAATTAGGTTCTTAATTAGCTCTTACCGTTCCAGAAGTTGTAAAAACCCAAGAAATCCATCTGCACCAAAAtgggagttaaaaaaaaaaaagtcatcatTCCAGGGATACACATGCAATGAAAAAACTATTTATTTatctaaaattatatatatatatatatatatatatatatatatatatatattataattttatgtgtatatgtggaaTACAGTGTATGCATACTCACATTCAAGTGACCTGTAACTACGGAATTGATGAATGCTTCATTCTCGTAAGATAATTTAGAAGCCATCAAAGCCAGAGCTGATTTATATTTTCTGTGACCAGCTCTTAAACTCCTCTCCATTTCTAATCTCCAGTCAAGATTTCCCACCACCGATGTGAACGTTGCCGATGATCTATCCGGCTTCATCACATTTCCTGCATTCGAAATGAATCACAATTAGCATTTGATTAACCCTTTTCAAGCTACTTCTACTGCATGCGTTTGCATGGCCATTGGTCACTTGGTGCTCATTAATTTCCTATAATTAAAAATACTATTACCTTTCAAAAATTTCAGCATCAGCATGAAAAGCCCACCGTTGCTCGACACAAGATTCAACCACGTCTCTATTGCATTCCCTATCTGAGCCAAGGGAGTTCTATAAAAGAGAAGGAATTTTTGAACAACAACGGAGATGAATATAAGCCATCGATGACTAAAATCTCTTCTCCTTTGCTCTTCTGGGCACTCAACAAATCTTCTGCTCTTTACGTCAGATGAAAATAGGAGACGAATCAGTTCGAAAAAAGTTGCTTCCTCTGGATCAAGCAACAACTTATTGGGACAGAAGTCTTCACCATCATAGCTACGACCTGCCATAGCTTGCAAGCAATGAAAGAAATGATGGGTTATTAGGTTGCTATTGCTATGTATCAATGTCTCTTGCAAATATATCAAAGTGTGCTTTTCTTTTCATGTTTCGTGTATATATATAAAGATCGGCTAATGTTGGTGTCGTGCCCTAGTGCCTGGAAAAAAATTGGTCAGAAAGGGGAAAGAAGAAGACCAGTTCCCTTGTGGTGGCCTTTGGTCATTGTTCTAAATCAGAGGTTGGCGTTGACAATTCAAGCATCAAGGTGGTGGGGTGTTAATTATCtgcaaaataattaaaatatatgataCTTGAGCAGAATTCCACTTTGTTAATTTGCCAAATCATGCCTTGATATACAAACTGATTATGGcttctttaataattaattagcAGTTGATCTAATTAATCAAGGAGTGATTAAACAATTAATAATGAGTTCCAAGGAATTCCAATATTGgagttttgttcatttattaCAATGAGTTTTTTAGCCATTCAGTGGAAAATGGAAGTCGTTTTCAGAATATACTAATAACCAATGCCTAGGCATCTTTAATTCAACATCATCATCCTTATCCCCATCACCATTAAATGAAAGTTGTAATACtagttataaatattatttattaatgtgATTCAATTTAAAGTCATAAAGTTGTGGGATTCCTTTCCCTAATTTTGcatcattattttaattaataatgtatTCAAGATCTCCCTTCTGCGATATTTCCAGCATAGATAATTCTTGTTGAATATTGTTTAACAAATTAAAAATCTGTTCACATGTTTAAATAATGTATTTGCACCTTGTGTATCTTTTCTCTTTGATCCTTCAAGATTTACTTTTATTATCTTTATAATTAAATACTTTCGTCTCATCTCCACTAATTGGCTTAGATTTTCCAAATGAAAATAGTCCAAATTATGGTTCTTTGGCAGGACATTTGCAAgttgtattttgtatttgtttACATTAGCTCAATTATTTTGACTGTTGAATTAATCGTTTTTCTTTAAGGAAATCATTTCATTCTTGAATTCTACAAATCCTGATCAGTACATGATTTGGCCTCTAATAAttgtaattttatattattttacttAAATTAATGGGAAATATGTTCACTTGAAAATaccaagataaaaaaaaaaaaaaaaaaaaaaacaataaataaCGGTGAGATTAGTGAAAAAGATGACAAGTTATTAGCATATACGTACATTAAAAAATGAT
This is a stretch of genomic DNA from Hevea brasiliensis isolate MT/VB/25A 57/8 chromosome 12, ASM3005281v1, whole genome shotgun sequence. It encodes these proteins:
- the LOC110643629 gene encoding triacylglycerol lipase OBL1; this encodes MAGRSYDGEDFCPNKLLLDPEEATFFELIRLLFSSDVKSRRFVECPEEQRRRDFSHRWLIFISVVVQKFLLFYRTPLAQIGNAIETWLNLVSSNGGLFMLMLKFLKGNVMKPDRSSATFTSVVGNLDWRLEMERSLRAGHRKYKSALALMASKLSYENEAFINSVVTGHLNMDFLGFYNFWNGYQRLHSTQAFMLQDTNTDPNLIVVAFRGTSPFDAYAWCTDVDISWYELQGFGKIHRGFMNALGLQKDGWPNEIAPDSDHLYAYYEIRRVLRDILSKNEKAKFIVTGHSLGGALAILFVGVLAIHKEAWLLDRMEGVYTFGQPRVGDRQFGGFMEDKLKENDVRYLRYVYCNDMVPRLPYDDSTLLYKHFGPCLYYNSLYQGKVLWEEPNKNYFNLFWAIPKNLNAVWELIRSFIIPCVKGRNYREGWFMRVFRIIGLAIPGLSAHTPQDYDNSTRLGSLPQL